One genomic region from Athalia rosae chromosome 3, iyAthRosa1.1, whole genome shotgun sequence encodes:
- the LOC105686615 gene encoding tRNA N(3)-methylcytidine methyltransferase METTL2: MAENTKSLTTDISFEKRPQFGNRTLSEDTNVFQHNAWDNVSWDEDQEREAREKVAENSTVLASPEQIAKYENEADIYWDKFYGIHQNRFFKDRHWLFTEFPELALRQVQEDVLQAIRVFPTPKNSGNDENSSRPSEPSTVGTRIFEVGCGVGNTIFPILLYNTDPSLFVYCCDFSSTAIDILKENPAYDTSRCKAFVLDATQEDWSPPFDPQSLDIVILIYVLSAIHPDKMEHVLKQIYKYLKPGGVVLLRDYGRYDLAQLRFKKGRCLSENFYARGDGTRVYFFTQDEVRHMFVSQGFIEEQNILDRRLQVNRGKLLKMYRVWLQVKYRKPF; the protein is encoded by the exons ATGGCAGAAAACACTAAGAGTTTAACGACTGATATATCGTTTGAAAAGAGGCCGCAATTCGGCAACCGTACGCTCAGCGAAGATACCAATGTTTTTCAGCATAACGCATG GGATAATGTGTCATGGGACGAAGACCAAGAGAGAGAGGCACGAGAAAAAGTGGCAGAAAATTCAACAGTTCTTGCAAGTCCCGAACAGATTGCTAAATACGAAAATGAAGCTGATATATACTGGGATAAATTTTATGGAATACATCAAAACCG GTTTTTCAAAGACAGACATTGGCTATTTACTGAATTTCCGGAGTTAGCTCTTCGTCAGGTACAAGAAGATGTTCTTCAAGCTATTCGTGTGTTCCCAACCCCCAAAAACTCTGGCAATGATGAGAACAGTAGTAGACCTTCAGAACCATCTACCGTGGGTACCAGAATATTTGAAGTCGGTTGTGGTGTGGGAAACACCATATTtccaatattattatacaacacTGATCCttcgttatttgtttattgctgtgatttttcttctactgCAATCGATATACTCAAAGAAAATCCTGCTTATGATACATCCAG GTGTAAGGCATTCGTCTTGGATGCAACTCAGGAAGATTGGTCTCCACCTTTTGATCCTCAAAGTCTGGACATCGTTATACTGATATACGTCCTTTCTGCTATTCATCCAGACAA GATGGAACATGTCTTGaaacaaatatacaaatatctGAAACCTGGAGGCGTTGTTCTATTACGAGATTATGGAAGATACGACTTAGCTCAGTTGAGATTCAAGAAAGGACGATGTTTATCTGAGAATTTTTATGCACGAGGAGATGGCACGagggtttattttttcactcaag ATGAAGTGAGGCACATGTTTGTTAGTCAAGGTTTCATAGAGGAACAGAATATTTTAGATAGACGATTACAAGTGAATCGAggtaaattattgaaaatgtaCAGAGTGTGGCTGCAGGTTAAATATCGAAAGCCTTTTTGA